The Chlorocebus sabaeus isolate Y175 chromosome 6, mChlSab1.0.hap1, whole genome shotgun sequence genome has a segment encoding these proteins:
- the RPS15 gene encoding small ribosomal subunit protein uS19 isoform X2, translating into MAEVEQKKKRTFRKFTYRGVDLDQLLDMSYEQLMQLYSARQRRRLNRGLRRKQHSLLKRLRKAKKEAPPMEKPEVVKTHLRDMIILPEMVGSMVGVYNGKTFNQVEIKPEMIGHYLGEFSITYKPVKHGRPGIGATHSSRFIPLK; encoded by the exons ATG GCAGAGGTAGAGCAGAAGAAGAAGCGGACCTTCCGCAAGTTCACCTACCGCGGCGTGGACCTGGACCAGCTGCTGGACATGTCCTA CGAGCAGCTGATGCAACTGTACAGTGCGCGCCAGCGGCGGCGGCTGAACCGGGGCCTGCGGCGGAAGCAGCACTCACTGCTGAAGCGCCTGCGCAAAGCCAAGAAGGAGGCGCCGCCCATGGAGAAGCCAGAAGTGGTGAAGACGCACTTGCGGGACATGATCATCCTGCCAGAGATGGTAGGCAGCATGGTGGGCGTCTACAACGGCAAGACCTTCAACCAGGTGGAGATCAAG CCCGAGATGATTGGCCACTACCTGGGCGAGTTCTCCATCACCTACAAGCCCGTGAAGCACGGCCGGCCCGGCATTGGAGCCACCCACTCCTCCCGCTTCATCCCTCTCAAGTAG
- the RPS15 gene encoding small ribosomal subunit protein uS19 isoform X1, with protein sequence MLGRGVDPAEVEQKKKRTFRKFTYRGVDLDQLLDMSYEQLMQLYSARQRRRLNRGLRRKQHSLLKRLRKAKKEAPPMEKPEVVKTHLRDMIILPEMVGSMVGVYNGKTFNQVEIKPEMIGHYLGEFSITYKPVKHGRPGIGATHSSRFIPLK encoded by the exons ATGTTGGGGCGCGGGGTGGACCCG GCAGAGGTAGAGCAGAAGAAGAAGCGGACCTTCCGCAAGTTCACCTACCGCGGCGTGGACCTGGACCAGCTGCTGGACATGTCCTA CGAGCAGCTGATGCAACTGTACAGTGCGCGCCAGCGGCGGCGGCTGAACCGGGGCCTGCGGCGGAAGCAGCACTCACTGCTGAAGCGCCTGCGCAAAGCCAAGAAGGAGGCGCCGCCCATGGAGAAGCCAGAAGTGGTGAAGACGCACTTGCGGGACATGATCATCCTGCCAGAGATGGTAGGCAGCATGGTGGGCGTCTACAACGGCAAGACCTTCAACCAGGTGGAGATCAAG CCCGAGATGATTGGCCACTACCTGGGCGAGTTCTCCATCACCTACAAGCCCGTGAAGCACGGCCGGCCCGGCATTGGAGCCACCCACTCCTCCCGCTTCATCCCTCTCAAGTAG